In a genomic window of bacterium:
- a CDS encoding YifB family Mg chelatase-like AAA ATPase — protein sequence MFAEVLSAALLGIDAYQVKVESHLENGLPAFAVVGLPDSAVKESRERVTAAIKNSGFVFPQRRITVNLAPADIRKEGSGFDLPMAIGILAASGQVTPNGVGVIAILGELALDGKVRPIRGALPIASSLRHEGIRNLIVPVENAREAALVPDVAVYPMESLRDAVDFLNGDDRVSPFTVNREALFLEARVSVGDFSEVRGQSSVKRALEIAAAGGHNVLMIGPPGSGKTMLARRLPSILPEFSLEEALETTRVHSVAGMMKPGQAIVASRPFRAPHHTVSDAGLIGGGIIPRPGEVSLAHHGVLFLDELPEFHRNVLEVLRQPLEDGVVTLSRAAISLSYPASFMLVAAMNPCPCGYLTDSERECRCTPEQVRRYLTRVSGPLLDRIDIHVEVPRVPWKDLASKESSEDSASIRTRVSLARKRQRERFQDARSDLYCNALMSGREIERFAPLDGPSMNVLHQAIERMGLSARAYHRIRKIALTIADLEGSEEITLPYVVEAVQYRSLDRIKEVAI from the coding sequence ATGTTTGCTGAAGTCCTTTCCGCGGCGCTCTTGGGCATTGATGCCTATCAGGTGAAGGTCGAGAGCCATCTCGAAAACGGTCTGCCGGCTTTCGCGGTGGTGGGCTTGCCCGACAGTGCCGTCAAGGAATCACGCGAGCGCGTGACGGCCGCCATCAAGAACTCGGGATTCGTTTTCCCGCAGCGCCGGATTACCGTCAATCTCGCTCCCGCCGACATTCGGAAGGAGGGAAGCGGTTTCGATCTTCCCATGGCCATCGGCATTCTGGCGGCTTCGGGTCAGGTCACGCCCAATGGAGTGGGGGTAATCGCCATACTGGGAGAACTGGCGCTGGACGGAAAGGTCCGCCCCATCCGGGGAGCCTTGCCGATTGCCAGTTCCCTGCGACATGAAGGCATCCGCAATCTGATCGTACCGGTGGAGAACGCCCGCGAAGCGGCCCTCGTTCCCGACGTGGCCGTCTATCCCATGGAGAGTCTGCGCGATGCGGTGGACTTTCTGAATGGCGACGACCGCGTCAGCCCGTTTACGGTGAATCGTGAGGCTCTGTTTCTCGAGGCTCGTGTAAGTGTAGGCGATTTCTCGGAAGTCCGTGGCCAGAGCTCTGTGAAGCGTGCTCTGGAAATCGCCGCCGCCGGTGGCCACAACGTGCTGATGATCGGCCCGCCCGGTTCCGGAAAGACCATGCTCGCCCGCCGATTGCCGTCCATCCTCCCCGAATTCTCACTCGAAGAAGCGCTCGAAACGACTCGCGTGCATTCGGTGGCGGGAATGATGAAACCGGGGCAGGCAATCGTGGCAAGCCGGCCGTTTCGCGCGCCTCATCACACCGTCTCGGATGCCGGGCTTATTGGAGGAGGCATCATTCCTCGTCCGGGAGAGGTATCGCTCGCGCACCACGGAGTTCTGTTCCTGGATGAGTTGCCCGAGTTCCACCGCAACGTCCTCGAAGTGTTGCGGCAGCCCCTCGAAGACGGCGTGGTAACGCTCTCTCGTGCGGCGATCAGTCTGTCATACCCCGCCTCATTCATGCTCGTGGCGGCCATGAATCCCTGTCCGTGCGGGTATCTCACCGACTCGGAACGGGAATGCCGTTGCACCCCCGAGCAGGTCCGTCGCTATCTTACCCGAGTTTCGGGACCGCTCTTGGATCGGATTGACATCCACGTCGAAGTCCCCCGGGTCCCCTGGAAGGACCTTGCTTCCAAAGAAAGCAGCGAGGACTCGGCTTCGATCCGCACTCGGGTGAGCCTCGCCCGCAAGCGGCAGCGCGAACGATTCCAGGACGCGCGTTCCGACCTCTACTGCAACGCGCTCATGTCCGGTCGCGAGATCGAGCGCTTCGCCCCGCTCGACGGCCCTTCCATGAATGTACTGCATCAAGCGATCGAACGAATGGGACTGTCGGCGCGCGCCTACCACCGGATCCGTAAGATCGCTCTGACTATCGCTGACCTCGAGGGATCAGAAGAAATCACCCTGCCGTATGTGGTGGAAGCCGTTCAGTATCGCTCCCTTGACCGGATCAAGGAAGTGGCCATATAG
- a CDS encoding N-acetyltransferase has translation MEIQTQPVRTPRDRKAFLLFPWQVQGQDPAWIPPLLIDQKSRFDPKHPFYEHGEVEPIVARDTRSGEVVGRICAVVNHAHNRFHKDRVGFFGFFESVDSEDVARALFDHAGRFLMERGLDVMRGPANFSVNDEIGMLIEGFNTPPAIMTTHNPPYYNRLAEQCGFVKAKDLLAYEMREGQFSERIMRLGEKLESRLKLRVRSFRKKEFWEEVRRIQDLYRRAWAGNWGFVPMSDREIVEMANSLKLIFDPRLVFFAEDESGQPVGFSLALPDVHPLLKKINGRLFPTGIFTLLTGRRKLNRIRIPLMGIDPAYRGRGVDAVFYCRTYKVGNQAGYHWGEFSWILEDNKPMNDALIAMGAIPYKKWRMWEKPLDSHVC, from the coding sequence ATCGAGATTCAAACTCAGCCCGTTCGCACACCCCGGGATCGGAAGGCCTTCCTTCTCTTCCCGTGGCAAGTGCAGGGACAGGACCCGGCCTGGATCCCGCCGCTCCTGATTGATCAAAAGTCTCGATTCGATCCTAAGCACCCCTTCTACGAACACGGGGAAGTCGAACCGATCGTAGCCCGGGACACCCGGAGCGGGGAGGTAGTGGGCCGGATCTGTGCCGTTGTTAATCACGCCCACAACCGCTTCCACAAGGATCGTGTGGGTTTCTTCGGATTCTTCGAGTCTGTGGACTCGGAGGATGTTGCCCGCGCGCTCTTCGATCACGCGGGTCGCTTTCTTATGGAACGCGGGCTGGACGTCATGCGCGGTCCGGCGAACTTCTCGGTCAACGACGAGATCGGTATGTTGATCGAGGGATTCAATACGCCGCCGGCCATCATGACGACGCACAATCCGCCCTACTACAATCGTCTCGCGGAACAATGCGGATTCGTCAAAGCCAAAGACCTGTTGGCCTACGAAATGCGCGAAGGGCAGTTCAGCGAACGGATTATGCGTCTCGGAGAAAAACTCGAATCCCGCCTGAAACTGCGCGTGCGATCCTTCCGCAAAAAGGAGTTCTGGGAGGAAGTGCGGCGCATTCAGGATCTCTATCGTCGCGCTTGGGCCGGCAACTGGGGATTCGTTCCGATGAGCGACCGCGAAATCGTCGAGATGGCGAACTCGCTCAAGCTCATCTTCGATCCGCGATTGGTCTTCTTCGCCGAGGACGAAAGCGGTCAGCCCGTCGGATTCAGTCTGGCTCTGCCGGACGTTCATCCCCTGCTGAAGAAAATCAACGGCCGTCTTTTTCCGACCGGAATCTTCACTCTGCTGACCGGCCGCAGAAAGCTCAATCGGATCCGCATTCCCCTGATGGGCATTGATCCCGCCTATCGCGGGCGGGGAGTGGATGCCGTCTTCTATTGCCGAACCTACAAAGTCGGCAATCAAGCCGGATATCATTGGGGCGAGTTCTCATGGATTCTCGAGGACAACAAGCCCATGAATGACGCACTGATCGCGATGGGCGCGATTCCCTATAAAAAGTGGCGGATGTGGGAAAAACCTCTCGATTCTCATGTTTGCTGA
- a CDS encoding pyridoxal phosphate-dependent aminotransferase family protein — protein MRIAEKVARFQTARQVRAAGVYPYFRAIESDQDTMVKMHGQDVLMLGSNNYLGLTNHPKVKEAAIAAVRLFGSGCAGSRFLNGTLAIHVECEERLAEYIQKEAVLLFSTGFQANLGAIATLVQRNGFVVTDSLDHASIIDGARLSFGKMVKFRHNDERDLDRVLTGLGDKPKLVVTEGVFSMEGDIVRLPQILEVCERHGADLLLDDAHGIGVLGPQGRGTAPHYGLNDQVELIVGTFSKSLASIGGFVAASEDVIEYLKHHSRALIFSASPPPASVAAVIAALEIITAEPERRDLLWRNTRYLREGLNTLGLDTGVSETPIIPVVIGDEMLAFQVTTTMQQEGVFINPVVPPAVQPGQSLIRFSVMSTHTLEQLDFALDKMAKIVRRFHLHGGAAHRDSNSARSHTPGSEGLPSLPVASAGTGPGLDPAAPD, from the coding sequence GTGCGAATTGCGGAAAAGGTAGCTCGGTTCCAAACGGCCCGCCAGGTGCGAGCAGCGGGTGTCTATCCGTATTTCCGCGCCATCGAGTCCGATCAGGACACGATGGTCAAAATGCACGGCCAAGACGTATTGATGCTCGGATCGAATAATTACCTGGGGCTGACCAACCATCCCAAGGTAAAGGAAGCGGCCATTGCCGCGGTCCGTTTGTTCGGTTCCGGTTGTGCCGGTTCCCGATTTCTGAATGGAACCCTCGCGATCCATGTGGAATGTGAGGAGCGGCTGGCCGAGTACATTCAGAAGGAAGCCGTGCTGCTCTTTTCCACCGGCTTTCAGGCCAACCTCGGAGCCATCGCGACTCTGGTCCAGCGCAACGGATTTGTCGTCACGGATTCGCTCGATCATGCCTCGATTATTGATGGTGCGCGCCTGTCTTTCGGCAAGATGGTCAAGTTTCGTCACAATGATGAACGCGATCTCGACCGCGTCCTGACCGGACTCGGCGACAAGCCGAAACTGGTGGTTACCGAGGGTGTGTTCTCGATGGAGGGGGATATCGTCAGGCTGCCCCAGATTCTTGAGGTTTGCGAGCGACATGGTGCCGACCTGTTGCTTGACGATGCACACGGCATTGGCGTTCTGGGACCCCAGGGACGCGGCACCGCCCCGCATTACGGACTCAACGATCAGGTCGAATTGATTGTCGGAACCTTCTCGAAGTCTCTGGCCTCAATCGGCGGATTTGTGGCGGCTTCCGAGGATGTTATCGAATATCTCAAGCATCACAGCCGGGCGCTGATCTTCTCGGCCAGCCCGCCGCCCGCTTCGGTGGCGGCGGTGATCGCGGCCCTCGAAATCATCACCGCGGAACCGGAGCGGCGTGATCTGCTGTGGCGCAACACCCGCTATCTGCGGGAAGGTTTGAATACTTTGGGACTGGATACCGGAGTCAGCGAAACTCCAATCATCCCCGTGGTAATCGGCGATGAAATGCTGGCCTTTCAGGTTACAACGACCATGCAGCAGGAAGGGGTGTTCATCAATCCGGTTGTCCCCCCCGCCGTACAGCCCGGTCAGAGCTTGATCCGATTCTCGGTTATGTCCACGCATACACTGGAACAGCTCGATTTCGCGTTGGACAAGATGGCCAAGATCGTCCGACGCTTCCACCTTCACGGAGGAGCGGCTCATCGAGATTCAAACTCAGCCCGTTCGCACACCCCGGGATCGGAAGGCCTTCCTTCTCTTCCCGTGGCAAGTGCAGGGACAGGACCCGGCCTGGATCCCGCCGCTCCTGATTGA